One region of Dysidea avara chromosome 1, odDysAvar1.4, whole genome shotgun sequence genomic DNA includes:
- the LOC136247032 gene encoding sushi, nidogen and EGF-like domain-containing protein 1, with amino-acid sequence MSSCLQLYPFGTAQSDARLPPLDDGSSSAITLIRSFRFYGPASSTAYVNSNGVVSLDRSFTSFSPRSLPLNGTDKIIAPYWDDVDTRGIGNIYYRQTTDPSLLARATSEIRVASPMSEPLSNLFIATWDAVGSFPRGTNMTNTFQCILAYSAVESFVIFLYDDGGIEWGRGLAGINAGNRVSSVTIPGSRTVNILNIDQTTNIGIPGVWVFQVDRVSMQQWLKANVL; translated from the exons ATGTCGTCATGCCTACAA CTCTACCCTTTTGGGACTGCTCAGAGTGATGCTCGGTTACCACCACTTGATGATGGGAGTTCATCAGCAATTACCTTAATCAGAAGTTTCAGGTTTTATGGTCCAGCTAGCAGCACTGCTTAC GTAAACAGCAATGGAGTTGTCAGTCTCGACAGAAGCTTTACTTCATTTAGTCCCAGATCATTACCATTGAATGGCACTGATAAAATCATTGCACCATACTGGGATGATGTTGACACTAGAGGAATTGGAAATATTTACTATCGTCAGACCACTGATCCTAGTCTCCTTGCTAGAGCAACTAGTGAAATAAGAGTAGCTTCTCCAATGTCAGAACCTCTTTCCAATTTATTTATTGCTACATGGGATGCTGTTGGCTCTTTTCCTAGAGGAACTAACATG accaacacattccagtgtataCTAGCTTACAGTGCAGTTGAATCTTTTGTAATATTCCTATATGATGATGGTGGGATAGAATGGGGAAGAGGTTTAGCAGGAATCAATGCTGGTAATAGAGTATCTTCTGTCACAATTCCTGGATCAAGAACTGTGAACATACTCAATATTGATCAAACCACTAATATAGGAATCCCTGGAGTGTGGGTGTTTCAAGTTGACAGAG TCAGCATGCAACAGTGGCTGAAGGCTAATGTTTTATAA